A genome region from Macrobrachium rosenbergii isolate ZJJX-2024 chromosome 42, ASM4041242v1, whole genome shotgun sequence includes the following:
- the LOC136827833 gene encoding zinc finger protein 862-like: protein MIIAEHTSFLTVDHVSEACKIMFSDSSAVKNMKLHRTKCKNIIVNVLAPHFIVILKADIGAEKYSLIIDESTDISVIKLLGVTVRYFSREFKKIASTFLGIVELEYGTTQSIVNALKKLLFDVQLNPQNLLGIGVDYASVNVGLNNGVCELLKKDLGLPNLIMVHCICHSIQLALPHAMAETLPRSRFLVRETYSSFSQSSKRQQIYKTLFEALNDGRQPLQTPRVCDTRWISLEPTVTRILSQWEELKMHFNIARSDEKCYAAEMSYNMYNDPINKFYMLFLRPVLQDVQRTVKVFQGENVDPTKLLSDLSYLVNATSRKVLIPTLRIDP from the coding sequence ATGATAATAGCTGAGCATACTTCTTTTTTAACTGTGGATCATGTGTCAGAAGCTTGCAAAATAATGTTTAGTGACAGCAGtgcagtgaaaaatatgaaattacaccgaactaaatgcaaaaatataattgtaaatgtgCTTGCACCTCATTTTATAGTTATTCTAAAGGCAGATATTGGTGCTGAAAAGTACAGCCTTATAATAGACGAATCAACTGATATTTCTGTGATAAAGCTACTTGGTGTAACTGTGAGGTATTTCAGTAGAGAATTTAAGAAAATAGCGTCAACCTTTCTTGGAATAGTGGAGTTAGAATATGGAACTACGCAATCGATTGTAAATGCCTTAAAGAAACTTTTGTTTGATGTACAGTTGAATCCCCAGAACTTACTAGGTATTGGAGTTGATTATGCAAGTGTCAATGTAGGTTTAAATAATGGTGTGTGTGAACTTTTAAAGAAGGATTTGGGGCTTCCAAACTTAATCATGGTACATTGTATATGCCACTCAATTCAACTGGCTTTACCTCATGCTATGGCAGAAACACTACCTAGAAGCAGATTTTTGGTACGAGAAACTTACAGTTCGTTTAGTCAATCATCTAAAAGACAGCAAATCTACAAGACACTGTTTGAAGCTTTGAATGATGGGCGACAACCACTCCAGACACCTAGAGTATGTGACACTAGGTGGATATCACTGGAACCTACAGTGACCCGCATTTTGAGTCAGTGGGAAGAACTTAAAATGCACTTCAATATAGCAAGGTCAGATGAAAAGTGCTATGCTGCAGAGATGTCGTACAATATGTACAATGACCCcatcaataaattttatatgctcTTTCTGCGACCAGTGCTACAGGATGTTCAGAGAACTGTGAAAGTGTTTCAAGGTGAAAATGTAGATCCTACCAAACTTCTGTCCGACCTTTCTTATCTTGTTAATGCGACAAGTAGGAAAGTTTTGATACCTACCTTAAGAATTGACCCTTAA